From a single Hypomesus transpacificus isolate Combined female chromosome 14, fHypTra1, whole genome shotgun sequence genomic region:
- the LOC124476484 gene encoding tripartite motif-containing protein 16-like isoform X1 → MAEVVLNNQDSFICSICLDLLKDPVTIPCGHSYCLVCIDGCWDQNQTDVFSCPQCRQSYTSRPVLNKSTVLIEVLDNLKKSGVHIDAQSYAGPGDVECDACAGRKHKAVKSCLVCLASYCAPHLQPHYESKAFKKHKLVKASFKLEEKICPRHDKLLEVYCSTDQQCVCLLCVMDEHKGHDTVSAAAERLGKQKQVGDFQKILQQIIQKTEQEAQGLRQAVKTVMQSAQATVDENERIFTEMIRSMEKKRSEVKEQIRTQEKAAVQRVEEVLKLLAKEILELKNQNAEMDKLSHTEDNIEFLQTFPALLSQAKSEALPSISIKPNLSFDQVRKLVSGLKVQLNNIYDKEMSKISKKVTEVQIILPFEPKTREDFLEFPCKPTFNSNTASGTLCCSEEGRKVTWTEGATYPDHPERFTHFDQILCEEGLLERCYWEVEFRGWIAVGVAYQTMERKGDGKESKLGGNDLSWSLECSPSSCYFLHDNIKTKLRCRCPPTKVGVYLDYTAGTLSFYNTSKNISLLHKVQATFTQPLYPGFGVGLESYVRITSS, encoded by the exons ATGGCAGAAGTAGTTCTAAATAACCAAGATTCATTCATTTGTTCTATCTGTTTAGATCTACTGAAGGATCCGGTTACTATTCCATGCGGGCACAGCTACTGTTTAGTATGCATTGATGGATGTTGGGATCAGAATCAAACGGACGTCTTCAGCTGCCCTCAGTGTCGTCAAAGTTACACCTCGAGGCCTGTTCTCAACAAGAGCACTGTGCTAATTGAGGTGCTGGACAATCTGAAGAAGTCGGGAGTCCACATCGATGCACAGAGTTATGCTGGACCTGGCGATGTGGAATGTGACGCCTGCGCTGGAAGGAAACACAAAGCTGTGAAGTCCTGTCTAGTCTGTCTGGCTTCATACTGTGCGCCTCACCTTCAGCCTCACTATGAATCAAAAGCCTTTAAGAAACACAAGCTGGTTAAAGCCTCCTTCAAACTAGAGGAGAAGATCTGCCCTCGACATGACAAACTGCTAGAGGTCTACTGCTCCACTGACCAGcaatgtgtctgtctgctgtgcGTCATGGATGAACACAAAGGCCATGATACAGTCTCAGCTGCAGCAGAAAGACTTGGAAAACAG AAGCAGGTGGGGGATTTCCAGAAGATTCTCCAACAAATCATCCAGAAGACAGAACAAGAGGCCCAGGGCTTGAGACAGGCTGTGAAGACTGTTATG CAATCTGCACAGGCGACAGTGGATGAGAATGAGAGAATCTTCACTGAGATGATCCGCTCCATGGAGAAGAAGCGTTCGGAGGTGAAGGAGCAGATCAGGACCCAGGAGAAGGCTGCTGTGCAAAGAGTTGAAGAAGTGCTGAAGCTACTGGCGAAGGAGATTCTAGAGTTGAAGAATCAAAACGCTGAAATGGACAAGCTCTCACATACAGAGGATAACATAGAATTCCTCCAG ACTTTTCCGGCTCTCTTGTCCCAAGCTAAGTCTGAAGCTTTACCCAGCATTAGCATTAAGCCAAATTTGTCTTTCGACCAAGTGCGGAAACTGGTGTCGGGACTGAAAGTGCAACTCAATAACATTTATGATAAGGAAATGAGCAAGATATCAAAAAAAG TGACTGAAGTTCAAATAATTCTACCTTTTGAACCTAAGACCCGAGAGGATTTCTTAGaat TTCCCTGCAAACCCACTTTCAACAGTAACACAGCAAGTGGAACATTGTGTTGTTCGGAAGAGGGTCGGAAGGTAACGTGGACTGAAGGGGCAACGTATCCTGATCATCCTGAACGATTTACTCATTTTGATCAAATTCTGTGTGAGGAAGGTCTGTTAGAAAGATGCTACTGGGAGGTTGAGTTTCGTGGCTGGATTGCTGTTGGAGTGGCATATCAAACcatggagaggaaaggagacggTAAAGAAAGTAAATTAGGAGGGAATGACCTGTCGTGGAGTTTGGAGTGCTCTCCATCCTCATGCTATTTCCTCCATGATAATATTAAGACTAAATTACGCTGCCGCTGTCCTCCCACCAAGGTAGGAGTGTACTTAGATTACACGGCAGGTACTTTGTCTTTCTACAATACATCTAAAAACATTAGCCTCCTTCACAAGGTGCAGGCTACTTTCACTCAGCCACTATATCCTGGGTTTGGGGTGGGCTTGGAGTCTTATGTAAGAATCACATCCTCCTAA
- the LOC124476484 gene encoding tripartite motif-containing protein 16-like isoform X3, with product MDEHKGHDTVSAAAERLGKQKQVGDFQKILQQIIQKTEQEAQGLRQAVKTVMQSAQATVDENERIFTEMIRSMEKKRSEVKEQIRTQEKAAVQRVEEVLKLLAKEILELKNQNAEMDKLSHTEDNIEFLQTFPALLSQAKSEALPSISIKPNLSFDQVRKLVSGLKVQLNNIYDKEMSKISKKVTEVQIILPFEPKTREDFLEFPCKPTFNSNTASGTLCCSEEGRKVTWTEGATYPDHPERFTHFDQILCEEGLLERCYWEVEFRGWIAVGVAYQTMERKGDGKESKLGGNDLSWSLECSPSSCYFLHDNIKTKLRCRCPPTKVGVYLDYTAGTLSFYNTSKNISLLHKVQATFTQPLYPGFGVGLESYVRITSS from the exons ATGGATGAACACAAAGGCCATGATACAGTCTCAGCTGCAGCAGAAAGACTTGGAAAACAG AAGCAGGTGGGGGATTTCCAGAAGATTCTCCAACAAATCATCCAGAAGACAGAACAAGAGGCCCAGGGCTTGAGACAGGCTGTGAAGACTGTTATG CAATCTGCACAGGCGACAGTGGATGAGAATGAGAGAATCTTCACTGAGATGATCCGCTCCATGGAGAAGAAGCGTTCGGAGGTGAAGGAGCAGATCAGGACCCAGGAGAAGGCTGCTGTGCAAAGAGTTGAAGAAGTGCTGAAGCTACTGGCGAAGGAGATTCTAGAGTTGAAGAATCAAAACGCTGAAATGGACAAGCTCTCACATACAGAGGATAACATAGAATTCCTCCAG ACTTTTCCGGCTCTCTTGTCCCAAGCTAAGTCTGAAGCTTTACCCAGCATTAGCATTAAGCCAAATTTGTCTTTCGACCAAGTGCGGAAACTGGTGTCGGGACTGAAAGTGCAACTCAATAACATTTATGATAAGGAAATGAGCAAGATATCAAAAAAAG TGACTGAAGTTCAAATAATTCTACCTTTTGAACCTAAGACCCGAGAGGATTTCTTAGaat TTCCCTGCAAACCCACTTTCAACAGTAACACAGCAAGTGGAACATTGTGTTGTTCGGAAGAGGGTCGGAAGGTAACGTGGACTGAAGGGGCAACGTATCCTGATCATCCTGAACGATTTACTCATTTTGATCAAATTCTGTGTGAGGAAGGTCTGTTAGAAAGATGCTACTGGGAGGTTGAGTTTCGTGGCTGGATTGCTGTTGGAGTGGCATATCAAACcatggagaggaaaggagacggTAAAGAAAGTAAATTAGGAGGGAATGACCTGTCGTGGAGTTTGGAGTGCTCTCCATCCTCATGCTATTTCCTCCATGATAATATTAAGACTAAATTACGCTGCCGCTGTCCTCCCACCAAGGTAGGAGTGTACTTAGATTACACGGCAGGTACTTTGTCTTTCTACAATACATCTAAAAACATTAGCCTCCTTCACAAGGTGCAGGCTACTTTCACTCAGCCACTATATCCTGGGTTTGGGGTGGGCTTGGAGTCTTATGTAAGAATCACATCCTCCTAA
- the LOC124476484 gene encoding E3 ubiquitin/ISG15 ligase TRIM25-like isoform X2 yields the protein MAEVVLNNQDSFICSICLDLLKDPVTIPCGHSYCLVCIDGCWDQNQTDVFSCPQCRQSYTSRPVLNKSTVLIEVLDNLKKSGVHIDAQSYAGPGDVECDACAGRKHKAVKSCLVCLASYCAPHLQPHYESKAFKKHKLVKASFKLEEKICPRHDKLLEVYCSTDQQCVCLLCVMDEHKGHDTVSAAAERLGKQKQVGDFQKILQQIIQKTEQEAQGLRQAVKTVMQSAQATVDENERIFTEMIRSMEKKRSEVKEQIRTQEKAAVQRVEEVLKLLAKEILELKNQNAEMDKLSHTEDNIEFLQTFPALLSQAKSEALPSISIKPNLSFDQVRKLVSGLKVQLNNIYDKEMSKISKKVTEVQIILPFEPKTREDFLELTQQVEHCVVRKRVGR from the exons ATGGCAGAAGTAGTTCTAAATAACCAAGATTCATTCATTTGTTCTATCTGTTTAGATCTACTGAAGGATCCGGTTACTATTCCATGCGGGCACAGCTACTGTTTAGTATGCATTGATGGATGTTGGGATCAGAATCAAACGGACGTCTTCAGCTGCCCTCAGTGTCGTCAAAGTTACACCTCGAGGCCTGTTCTCAACAAGAGCACTGTGCTAATTGAGGTGCTGGACAATCTGAAGAAGTCGGGAGTCCACATCGATGCACAGAGTTATGCTGGACCTGGCGATGTGGAATGTGACGCCTGCGCTGGAAGGAAACACAAAGCTGTGAAGTCCTGTCTAGTCTGTCTGGCTTCATACTGTGCGCCTCACCTTCAGCCTCACTATGAATCAAAAGCCTTTAAGAAACACAAGCTGGTTAAAGCCTCCTTCAAACTAGAGGAGAAGATCTGCCCTCGACATGACAAACTGCTAGAGGTCTACTGCTCCACTGACCAGcaatgtgtctgtctgctgtgcGTCATGGATGAACACAAAGGCCATGATACAGTCTCAGCTGCAGCAGAAAGACTTGGAAAACAG AAGCAGGTGGGGGATTTCCAGAAGATTCTCCAACAAATCATCCAGAAGACAGAACAAGAGGCCCAGGGCTTGAGACAGGCTGTGAAGACTGTTATG CAATCTGCACAGGCGACAGTGGATGAGAATGAGAGAATCTTCACTGAGATGATCCGCTCCATGGAGAAGAAGCGTTCGGAGGTGAAGGAGCAGATCAGGACCCAGGAGAAGGCTGCTGTGCAAAGAGTTGAAGAAGTGCTGAAGCTACTGGCGAAGGAGATTCTAGAGTTGAAGAATCAAAACGCTGAAATGGACAAGCTCTCACATACAGAGGATAACATAGAATTCCTCCAG ACTTTTCCGGCTCTCTTGTCCCAAGCTAAGTCTGAAGCTTTACCCAGCATTAGCATTAAGCCAAATTTGTCTTTCGACCAAGTGCGGAAACTGGTGTCGGGACTGAAAGTGCAACTCAATAACATTTATGATAAGGAAATGAGCAAGATATCAAAAAAAG TGACTGAAGTTCAAATAATTCTACCTTTTGAACCTAAGACCCGAGAGGATTTCTTAGaat TAACACAGCAAGTGGAACATTGTGTTGTTCGGAAGAGGGTCGGAAGGTAA
- the LOC124476484 gene encoding E3 ubiquitin/ISG15 ligase TRIM25-like isoform X4: protein MAEVVLNNQDSFICSICLDLLKDPVTIPCGHSYCLVCIDGCWDQNQTDVFSCPQCRQSYTSRPVLNKSTVLIEVLDNLKKSGVHIDAQSYAGPGDVECDACAGRKHKAVKSCLVCLASYCAPHLQPHYESKAFKKHKLVKASFKLEEKICPRHDKLLEVYCSTDQQCVCLLCVMDEHKGHDTVSAAAERLGKQKQVGDFQKILQQIIQKTEQEAQGLRQAVKTVMQSAQATVDENERIFTEMIRSMEKKRSEVKEQIRTQEKAAVQRVEEVLKLLAKEILELKNQNAEMDKLSHTEDNIEFLQTFPALLSQAKSEALPSISIKPNLSFDQVRKLVSGLKVQLNNIYDKEMSKISKKSD from the exons ATGGCAGAAGTAGTTCTAAATAACCAAGATTCATTCATTTGTTCTATCTGTTTAGATCTACTGAAGGATCCGGTTACTATTCCATGCGGGCACAGCTACTGTTTAGTATGCATTGATGGATGTTGGGATCAGAATCAAACGGACGTCTTCAGCTGCCCTCAGTGTCGTCAAAGTTACACCTCGAGGCCTGTTCTCAACAAGAGCACTGTGCTAATTGAGGTGCTGGACAATCTGAAGAAGTCGGGAGTCCACATCGATGCACAGAGTTATGCTGGACCTGGCGATGTGGAATGTGACGCCTGCGCTGGAAGGAAACACAAAGCTGTGAAGTCCTGTCTAGTCTGTCTGGCTTCATACTGTGCGCCTCACCTTCAGCCTCACTATGAATCAAAAGCCTTTAAGAAACACAAGCTGGTTAAAGCCTCCTTCAAACTAGAGGAGAAGATCTGCCCTCGACATGACAAACTGCTAGAGGTCTACTGCTCCACTGACCAGcaatgtgtctgtctgctgtgcGTCATGGATGAACACAAAGGCCATGATACAGTCTCAGCTGCAGCAGAAAGACTTGGAAAACAG AAGCAGGTGGGGGATTTCCAGAAGATTCTCCAACAAATCATCCAGAAGACAGAACAAGAGGCCCAGGGCTTGAGACAGGCTGTGAAGACTGTTATG CAATCTGCACAGGCGACAGTGGATGAGAATGAGAGAATCTTCACTGAGATGATCCGCTCCATGGAGAAGAAGCGTTCGGAGGTGAAGGAGCAGATCAGGACCCAGGAGAAGGCTGCTGTGCAAAGAGTTGAAGAAGTGCTGAAGCTACTGGCGAAGGAGATTCTAGAGTTGAAGAATCAAAACGCTGAAATGGACAAGCTCTCACATACAGAGGATAACATAGAATTCCTCCAG ACTTTTCCGGCTCTCTTGTCCCAAGCTAAGTCTGAAGCTTTACCCAGCATTAGCATTAAGCCAAATTTGTCTTTCGACCAAGTGCGGAAACTGGTGTCGGGACTGAAAGTGCAACTCAATAACATTTATGATAAGGAAATGAGCAAGATATCAAAAAAA AGTGACTGA